The Falco cherrug isolate bFalChe1 chromosome 3, bFalChe1.pri, whole genome shotgun sequence genome segment TTGTAGGGCTTTGAAGGGTATGCATTGTGGGGATTCCTGTTTGCAAGGCTGGAAGTCCCAGCCCAGCAACGAAAACCTCATTCAAGACCATGTTTGCAAAATGTTCTGGAGAAATCAGCCGTTAAACTATGGGAAACTGTTGAAAACAGAACGAGAAGGGAAGGAGTGTTTTTTTGAAGCTCATGTCTCAGGAGGGACCTCTGTTAGAAGAAAGCTTACAGAAATGGCTTGTGCAGTTACAGCGCCTTTCAGAGGCTTCATTCCTGCAGTAAGGCTGGTGGTGGGAGAGTGACACGTGCACGGGGAGGGACAAGGCTGACTCAGTCTGCTGGAGACGGAGTTCTCCAACATGCCTCTGTCCCACGCCTATGAGAGTATTGATGTACGCAAGTCCTCACCCAGATCAACACCAGTTTGGGTGCCTCTTGTCTCCTGCAGACCTGACCTAGGTGATTTAGGCTCTGAGattgcccagggatgtggtggaatcaccatccctggaagtgtttaaaaaccacATAGATGCAGTTcttagggacagggtttagcGGTGGGCTGGGCGGTGCTGGGTTAAcggctggacttgatgatcttaaaggtctgtTCCAAACTAAATGCTTCTATGCTTCTACgattccttcttcctccccctccccacagaggaCCCCAAGGGGATTGTcggcagggctgagctgcaccTTCTCCCCGCGCCACATGAAGAGcagccaggctcctgccagCCTTGCCTCACCCTCAGCGCCAGCCCTGCACTGCTCCCAGCTAAGCTGGTGAAACTTTGCAGCAGGCTCCTAGAGCCTCTTGGCTTACCTGACGGGCAAGCCCCTGTGGAAGCGGAGCTTCACTGGCCAGGTGCCCGCAGAGGCTCCAACCCTCAAGCAGGCACGGGTAGCCACGTTGTCCCCCCCCTGCTCCACCTGTCTGCTGTACGGCACGGACTGTGAGCTGTGCTCCGCTATGCAGTCCTAAGCCTGCTTCTCTCTCCGACAGGGTGAGCTGCCACTCAACGCCATCCAAGTGCTTTTTGAAGAGAACAAGAAAACCTCCTTTTTAATAGAAGGTGTGTGTCCAGCATGCTGAGgggtgtgctggcagcagccacgGAGGTCTCTGGGGCTGGGCTGTTTTTGTTCAGCTGCTGTGGCCATCTTCCTGGCTGTGCTCACTCGTGTTGGCACCCAAACTCTGTGAACTGAAGTGCTTGGAAATCTCATCCTGTCTGTgcgctggctgtgctgcaggaccCGGCTTTGCTGGCCGGGAGAGGctgtgagccagcagcagcgcTTGCACTGCAGGAGCGCTTGTCACACAGGGCTGCACAGGTTCCCCGTCGTTTAGGTCTGGGCTGTGATTGCCCCTGTCTGATATTCAGCCGGGTGCACATGGGCAGCACTGAAGACGGAGCATTCCGGTTGTCCCTGCACCGGCGTGGGGGTCTCCACATCCTGGGGGaatgtggggagggaaggagcaaggGGATTCCCATGGGATTTTGAGGGAAGCAACATGACTGTCAATCAAACCCGGTAACAGCAGTGAGTGATGTTTTTACAGGCCGACTGATCAATTCGATCCGGGTGATCTGCCGCAGCTATGATGATTACCAGGAGTGGCTCTACTGCCTCAAAACAGCCCAGTTTCGAAATGCTGACTCCTCCCTCTCTGGATCAGAGAGTTTCTCAGGATCAAAGCTGCCACACCCCAGCCAGGTAACAGATGTGGGTTAACAGGGTAAAACAGGTTAGCAGGTAAACAGCGTTTGGCTGGTAATCAATAGGTGTCTCCCAGGACTCCCATCTTTCCTATCTCTGGCCACGTGTGGGTACTCTTGTGACACAGCAGACTTTGCTTCAAGTCCCCTGCTTGAGGGCTGTCACGAGGTTGCTGATccttgcaaattattttgaagcCCTATATTACATTATATAGGcatatattaaattaattcagaagcAGACCCCTGGCCATAGACTGTGTTGTGCAGTGAGGCATTGGCACAAGAATGTTAACAGGGTCTTGCAAGGAAGGGGAGACccaccctgccagcactgcagccgGGATGGGGTCAGGGTGCCTGAGCacccttctccctgctgcaaGCCCTCCTCGTTTCACCCCAGCAAGCCAGACTCAGCTGCCTTCTCAGCCCCAGAAGGCAGCACACCCCACTGCACCAGGCACGGCAGCTGCTTACCAtgcaggcacagcccagccccgggTCTGGCCCCAGCGTGTGGGCAcagagggctgggctggcgATGCTCAGGCACGAGATGGGGCTGAGGAGGGACGTGCCTGTGGCCACGCAGAGAGCTCTTCCTACatgctgttcttttcttctgtctagTTTGCCAGCAGCGGGAGGGGGTCGCTCACTTCTGATGGCCGTACAAACTCCTGGGCGTCCGGAGGGAGAGTGGCCACCTTAACACACCTCTCCCAGAACAGCGGCTCTCTTCCTGATGGACAGTCCTTCATGCTAATGCCTGAGAGCAGAGTGCTTGAAGACCCCCTCTCCCATGGCTATTCCCAGCCTCTCAATGTAAGTGAACCCTGCTAAAAGCCTGGGACGCATGTGGCAACAGATGCTGCCTTTGACCAGAGCGGTCTATCTAGGTGTCCGGATGGGCTGAGCTTGCGTGGTCAGTGTTTGCTACGTGGCATAGCAAATCCGTGCCTGGAACCTGTATTTGTTCTGGCTCAGCTTTGTCATTGCTGATAAGGGAAGAGTCTGCTGAAGGGTCCGATCCCCATACTCCACTCTGCGTAGGGACTGTTGGTGCAGATTGCAAACGGGCAAATGGGACTATTCAAAGGTTAGAAAATCCCAAAGTAAAGGCCCGTGGGTGGGTGGAGGTGATGGGCTAGGCAGGCCTTTGCTCTGACCCTGTGCAGCATTTGTATATCCCAGGGTGTGTGCGTGCGCAGGACCATGCTGATGCACAAGCGCAGCAGGGTGCccgcaggcagcagccctggcagggcagTGCCTTGTGTTGGCTGCAAGTGGGTCTGCATACCTGGGGCTGGCCTGAGGAGAGCCAGCTCCAGGGTCTGTCTCCTTGTTTCAGTGCCTGGCACAGGCCAAATGGCCAAGCATGGGGCTGTCCGCGCAGGACCTGCGGCGGGGGAGCAGTGCCAGAAAGTCCAAGGGCAAATGTGGGCCTtgtggccagcagctgcccagccaggaCACAGAGAGGACCATCTGCAGCCTCATTCCTGAAAATCCCAATGGCGAGCTCCTGGTGTCAGTGTATAACGAGCCATACTCCGCACACAGCTCACAGCATCACCCCGCAGCTCCCTCGCCACGCCTGGACCTGAGCAGTGTAAGGGGGCTGGGATATGGGgggctgccctcctgcctgcctgggaaGGATCAGGCAGCAGAGGAACCGGTGCAGGGCTTGCATTTTCCTTACAGCGCTGCGTGCAGGGATAGCTGTCCTGGTGGGTGCTCTAGGGCAGGCGTGAAACccatttccatttgaaaatggCTCATGGGAGGTGAGGCTAAATACGGCAAAGGGAGCTATGTCTCTGGGAGCCCTGAGATGCTGGGTGCTCATTCCTGAGGCAACATGAGCCCCAAGTGCTCTGCAAGCAGGAGCGTTATTACCTCATAGGACACAGCCTCTTCTTCTGAGGGCTTTGAAGCGTGTGTCCATCAGTGGTTTAGTGTGTGATGCCATGTTTCCCTCCCCTCAATGAGTGTGCATCTGCCTTATGCCCAGGGAAGTCCCCTTGTTAGCACAGATGGCCACAGTTAGGAGTCATCCCCCGTCATCCTTCATGGCTGAGCAGCATTTGGGACTTTAATTGCAGGGAGATTCCCCACTCTGATCCCTCCTGGGGATGAATTGCAAGTAGGGAATAGCATGTCATGTTCCTGTTTCAATTCTGCCTTTTAGCTGAACAGATGGAGCTTGGTGGGAAGTCAGCCCTCGACAGCTTCCAGCTCCCTGGAGAAGccggccctgccccgctccTCCCTGTACGCTGACCCCTATatgcccagctcccccagcgCTCACAGCACGGCAAGCTCCAGCTTCCTGCAAGAGGTACCCTGCGCCTTTGCTGCTGGTTATGGCCCTGACTCAGCACACAGGCTTTTGGCTCCAGAAATTGTGCCTCGGgccatttcttttcctgctgtctgCCTGAGCGGGATGTGGGAACTCAGGTCTGCACTGCGGGGTGTGGCAGGGCACAGTGCAGTTCTGTTTTTTCAAGCCAGGACAGAGTCAGAGGGGAACAGGTTTCCCCTGTCTTATCGCTGGATGTCAGCATCGCAGCAATTCCAGAAACAGCCAGAAACCGCAGAAGGCAGAGACTGAGATGTGATCCAGTCTATAGAAACTAGAGATGAGTCAGACACCACTTTATCCACCCCCAAAAATTCCAGCTGTGATAACTGAGTGCCTATGAGAGGCCACACTTCTAGTTTTGCACATCTCTTGGGAAAAGACTATTTCTGAGTCTGTGGCTGGCACCCCCCATACTGCCGAAGTCCTTCGTTCCCTCGGGGGGGTTCTTCCTGACTGCTCTGTCCTTTTGCATCCCCTGAGCTGCCAGTAGGTTTCATCCTGCTGCCTTGACATCTGGCCACCTGCCACTGTCTGTGTGGGTGATAGGAAGGCAAGGTGCATGTGTGTGGCAAGGGGCCTGTAGCCGTTCTTTCTTTCCCAACTAAGGCCTGAAGGATTGGAATGTACTGAAATTTGCAAGGTAGGCAGAAAACCTTGGTTTGCCTAAGTCTGTTCACAGCCGGGCTGGCTGTGGGTGCCAGATGGGAAGCAGCAGATCAGCGTTCCCCAGCTCTCCATAGCAGGTATCAAATCTGGAGTTTGTTTTGGTTAAGTTCCTGCAGTGTCACGGACAGATGGGTTCGGCACAGGCAAATGGATGCCCAGCCATCCCGGTACCCCAGCATCtctctctgcagaaaaggaactgccagcccctgcccagcagtcGCTACAGAGAGATGCCCGTGGCTCCCAGTTACAGCACCCCTGGCACCTCAGGCCATCTCCAGCTGCGGCCTCCTGCTGATGCTTCTTACCGAGATGAGGTGAGTTTGTAAATGCAGTCCTAGTGCCCCACActgtgcaggctgctggggagtACACAGAGGTGCAGGGTCCCAGCTTGTCTTTCTCTGGGGTGGAAGAGTGGCTGGTCTCTGGAGGACCCTGAGCCCTTCGCTTTGTGAGGGGATGAACGCATCaaggagagctgggatgggggaACCAAGCAAGGCTGGTGTGTGGTATCCCAGGTCTGCAGTGCTAAGTCATCCTCATCAGCgcatctttcttttcagatcTCTTCTCTGCGAGAGGAACATCTGGGCCCTTCATTGCAGCCACCAGGTGAGACTcttgggaggctgctggggtgctgcgGCCCACCCCACCTTGCCAGTGTCTGTCTCCATAAGCATCACTGAAAGCAGGGCTGAGAGGGAGCGTGGGGACTCATGCAtgcccttccttcctcctgcttccccatGGTGGGACCAAGTCTGTCACCCTGCCCTGCATCTGGTCTGTCTGGTGGAGGCAGTTGTCTTGGCTTCCACCCACTGCCCACCGGCTCTGGCCACCCATCACACGAAGGGGCTTGTGGTTTGTTCCATGGCACACTTCCAC includes the following:
- the PLEKHN1 gene encoding pleckstrin homology domain-containing family N member 1 isoform X3 encodes the protein MGNITCVPEAPARLRGSFRRKPSLKKEQNGKKKMPSFFGLEGGREREMTTDKILQYIPGKNIQNQENQKENLDQRFPSLFKKGRRKTVVRNMGKMIYYSKVKFKFQHCQEVNDCFLELFQSYLYFQSVGSSGLTYQGLLPLKELNVCEIENGKSTGQEDHAFRIAGPLLNPLIVFCPTESELKQWLYHLEKQIQLNGGSLGLPCLSQNDWKQSSMGKEELRWSVQNMPVQEWRGTQRESLGDVLCVSRVKLQHLPFQEQHDRLLVLYPSTLVIVSEERNSLCFKGELPLNAIQVLFEENKKTSFLIEGRLINSIRVICRSYDDYQEWLYCLKTAQFRNADSSLSGSESFSGSKLPHPSQFASSGRGSLTSDGRTNSWASGGRVATLTHLSQNSGSLPDGQSFMLMPESRVLEDPLSHGYSQPLNCLAQAKWPSMGLSAQDLRRGSSARKSKGKCGPCGQQLPSQDTERTICSLIPENPNGELLVSVYNEPYSAHSSQHHPAAPSPRLDLSSLNRWSLVGSQPSTASSSLEKPALPRSSLYADPYMPSSPSAHSTASSSFLQEFLQCHGQMGSAQANGCPAIPVPQHLSLQKRNCQPLPSSRYREMPVAPSYSTPGTSGHLQLRPPADASYRDEISSLREEHLGPSLQPPDGNVGTCDLPEASCPHRDSAAYHDYAELQSFQSDFSYDNLWEAEAKEQGSSHSSPAPGHQFYQA